From a single Vicinamibacterales bacterium genomic region:
- a CDS encoding PEP/pyruvate-binding domain-containing protein: MNPGNQPVNNIIEQLQERAKELHTLYKVHELINQADASVDDVCRRLLDVLPGGWQYPSVCWAKITLESQVYQLPRVTETPWALRADVIVQGEKVGSIEMFYTRQMPRADEGPFLKEERKLIDTIAERLAHFLMQRQLQTTLRNWQSAIENLASPEKREWWVIIEFLRKTDQHLLMRISRRMLNYLCWNGIDEAQQLLHRFAADFTQQSDGFEDNIPLRKKSIEDLLALTEDAFRIAASHLSEGEIVSCIQKWIKDDKTGFLVEAVENQCTSLTDIGQALERYHQLAVEDEELSLSVQIGLRVSLARRFFTEDLEFINTAKNYIEIGDFYELVNHIISPPASHGKLGGKSAGMLLASQIIRKCSEYSELLSSIKVPKTWYIASDGLMSFVEYNQLEDVYNRKYLEIEQIRREYPHIVQVFKNSRFAPEIMKGLSLALDDLEGKPLIVRSSSLLEDRMGAAFSGKYKSLFLANVGTKGERLSALMDAIAEVYASLFGADPIEYRAERNLLDLHEEMGIMIQEVVGTRVGPYFMPSFAGVAFSHNEFRWSPRIKREDGLVRLVPGLGTRAVDRVGDDYPILVAPGQPGLRVNVRPEEILRYAPRKIDVINLETRRFETVDAGDLFREYGREYPALELIASVYDSEGIHRPVGFGWDPAESHTVVTFDGLVSSTPFMARMKALLKLLRERIGSPVDIEFASDGKDLYLLQCRPQSFSRDATPSAIPRDLPFERVLFSANKYVSNGRVPDITHVVYVDPDEYDQVENLTDLKDVGRVIGRLNKLLPKRQFILMGPGRWGSRGDIKLGVSVTYSDINNTAMLMEIAAKKGNYVPDVSFGTHFFQDLVEASIRYLPLFPGDDGEMLNEMFLRRSPNIMAELVPEYAHLAQTVRVVDVSKATEGLILQVLMNADLDEAVAFFAPPTLAQGAPPERRADTHQLTEDHWRWRLRMVEHIALEADPARFGIKGMYVFGSTKNATAGPGSDIDLIVHIEDNDEKRRVLEPWLEGWSLCLSEMNYLRTGYKTEGLLDVKIVTDADFANHSSFASKIGAITDPARALPLQGATV, encoded by the coding sequence ATGAACCCCGGCAATCAGCCCGTCAACAACATCATCGAGCAACTGCAGGAGCGTGCGAAGGAACTGCACACGCTCTACAAGGTTCACGAACTGATCAACCAGGCTGACGCGTCGGTGGACGACGTGTGCCGGCGGCTGCTGGACGTGTTGCCGGGCGGCTGGCAGTACCCGAGCGTGTGCTGGGCGAAGATCACCCTGGAGAGCCAGGTGTATCAGCTGCCGCGCGTGACCGAGACGCCGTGGGCGCTGCGCGCGGACGTGATCGTGCAAGGCGAGAAGGTCGGCAGCATCGAGATGTTCTACACGCGTCAGATGCCGCGCGCCGACGAGGGGCCGTTCCTCAAGGAAGAACGGAAGCTGATCGACACGATTGCCGAGCGCCTCGCGCACTTCCTGATGCAGCGACAGCTGCAGACCACGCTCCGCAACTGGCAGTCGGCGATCGAGAACCTCGCCTCACCCGAGAAGCGCGAGTGGTGGGTCATCATCGAGTTCCTGCGGAAGACCGACCAGCACCTGCTGATGCGGATCTCGCGCCGCATGCTGAACTACCTGTGCTGGAACGGCATCGACGAGGCACAGCAGTTGCTGCACCGCTTCGCCGCGGACTTCACGCAGCAGTCCGATGGGTTCGAGGACAACATCCCGCTGCGGAAGAAGAGCATCGAGGACCTGCTGGCGCTCACGGAGGACGCCTTCCGCATCGCCGCCTCGCACCTGAGCGAGGGTGAGATCGTCTCGTGCATCCAGAAGTGGATCAAGGACGACAAGACCGGGTTCCTCGTTGAAGCGGTCGAGAACCAGTGCACGTCGCTCACCGACATCGGCCAGGCGCTCGAGCGGTACCACCAGCTCGCCGTCGAGGACGAAGAACTCTCGCTGTCGGTTCAGATCGGCCTGCGCGTGTCGCTCGCCCGCCGGTTCTTCACCGAGGATCTCGAGTTCATCAACACCGCCAAGAACTACATCGAGATAGGCGATTTCTACGAGCTGGTCAACCACATCATCAGCCCCCCCGCCAGTCACGGCAAGCTGGGAGGCAAGAGCGCCGGCATGCTGCTCGCCTCGCAGATCATCCGGAAGTGCAGCGAATACTCCGAACTGCTGAGCAGCATCAAGGTGCCGAAGACGTGGTACATCGCGTCCGACGGCCTCATGAGCTTCGTCGAGTACAACCAGCTCGAGGACGTCTACAACCGGAAGTACCTCGAGATCGAGCAGATTCGGCGCGAGTACCCGCACATCGTCCAGGTGTTCAAGAACTCGCGGTTCGCGCCGGAGATCATGAAGGGGCTGTCGCTGGCCCTCGACGATCTCGAAGGCAAGCCGCTCATCGTCCGCAGTTCCAGCCTGCTCGAGGATCGGATGGGCGCGGCGTTCTCAGGCAAGTACAAGAGCCTCTTCCTGGCCAACGTCGGCACGAAGGGCGAACGTCTGAGCGCGCTCATGGACGCGATCGCGGAGGTCTATGCGTCGCTCTTCGGCGCGGACCCGATCGAGTACCGCGCCGAACGCAATCTCCTCGACCTGCACGAAGAGATGGGCATCATGATCCAGGAGGTCGTGGGCACGCGCGTCGGCCCGTACTTCATGCCGTCGTTCGCCGGCGTCGCCTTCAGTCACAACGAATTCCGGTGGTCGCCGCGCATCAAACGCGAGGACGGCCTCGTCCGTCTGGTGCCCGGCCTCGGCACGCGCGCGGTCGATCGCGTCGGTGACGACTATCCGATCCTCGTCGCACCGGGACAGCCCGGGCTGCGCGTCAACGTCCGGCCCGAGGAGATCCTGCGGTACGCTCCTCGGAAGATCGACGTCATCAACCTGGAGACGCGGCGCTTCGAGACCGTGGACGCCGGGGACCTGTTCCGCGAGTACGGCCGCGAGTACCCCGCCCTCGAGCTGATCGCCTCGGTGTACGACAGCGAGGGCATCCATCGGCCCGTCGGCTTCGGATGGGACCCGGCCGAGTCGCACACCGTGGTCACGTTCGACGGCCTGGTGAGCAGCACGCCGTTCATGGCGCGGATGAAGGCGCTGCTCAAGCTGCTGCGCGAGCGGATTGGATCACCGGTCGACATCGAGTTCGCCTCGGACGGCAAGGATCTGTACCTGCTCCAGTGCCGGCCTCAGAGCTTCTCGCGGGACGCGACACCGTCAGCCATTCCGCGCGACCTGCCGTTCGAACGCGTCCTCTTCTCGGCGAACAAGTACGTCTCCAACGGTCGCGTGCCGGACATCACGCACGTCGTCTACGTCGATCCCGACGAGTACGACCAGGTCGAGAACCTCACGGACTTGAAGGACGTCGGCCGCGTCATCGGCCGGCTCAACAAGCTGCTGCCCAAGCGGCAGTTCATCCTCATGGGCCCCGGGCGCTGGGGCAGCCGGGGCGACATCAAGCTCGGCGTGAGCGTCACCTACTCGGACATCAACAACACCGCGATGCTGATGGAGATTGCCGCCAAGAAGGGCAACTACGTGCCCGACGTGTCGTTCGGCACGCACTTCTTCCAGGACCTCGTGGAAGCGAGCATCCGCTACCTCCCGCTCTTCCCCGGCGACGACGGCGAGATGTTGAACGAGATGTTCCTTCGACGGTCCCCGAACATCATGGCGGAGTTGGTGCCCGAGTACGCCCACCTGGCTCAGACGGTGCGCGTCGTGGATGTCTCGAAGGCCACGGAGGGCCTCATCCTGCAGGTGCTGATGAACGCCGACCTCGACGAGGCGGTCGCCTTCTTCGCTCCGCCAACGCTCGCCCAGGGCGCCCCGCCCGAGCGGCGGGCCGACACGCATCAACTGACCGAGGACCACTGGCGGTGGCGCCTGCGCATGGTCGAGCACATCGCGCTCGAGGCCGATCCGGCACGCTTCGGCATCAAGGGCATGTACGTCTTCGGCAGCACGAAGAACGCGACGGCCGGACCGGGCAGCGACATCGATCTCATCGTCCACATCGAGGACAACGACGAGAAGCGGCGCGTGCTGGAACCGTGGCTCGAGGGCTGGAGTCTCTGCCTCAGCGAGATGAACTACCTGCGCACGGGCTACAAGACGGAAGGGCTCCTGGACGTGAAGATCGTGACCGATGCCGACTTCGCGAACCACTCGAGCTTCGCGTCGAAGATCGGGGCCATCACCGATCCGGCGCGGGCCCTGCCGCTCCAGGGGGCGACGGTCTAG
- a CDS encoding metallophosphoesterase, with protein sequence MPACFFASDLHGRIRRYNSLIGAIEAERPAGVFLGGDLLPSGFGMAGSVDPDHLDFINGFLAPQLERLHSVLGRDYPDIFVILGNDDPRAEEAAVLDAAARGVWHYVHDCRVEWRTFDVYGYACVPPTPFRLKDWERYDVSRFVDPGCLSPEEGWRSIPVPDHVVRYGTIQGDLELLVGDRPVDRAIMLFHSPPYKTVLDRAALDGVTVDYAPVDVHVGSIAVQRFLERRQPLVTLHGHVHESARLTGEWRTRLGETQAFSAAHDGPELALVRFDPEHAAAATRELI encoded by the coding sequence ATGCCCGCCTGTTTCTTCGCGTCCGATTTGCACGGCCGCATACGGCGCTACAACTCGCTCATCGGGGCGATCGAGGCCGAACGGCCGGCTGGCGTGTTCCTCGGCGGCGACCTCCTGCCGTCCGGCTTCGGCATGGCCGGGTCCGTCGACCCGGATCACCTGGACTTCATCAACGGCTTTCTGGCCCCGCAGCTCGAGCGACTTCACTCCGTTCTTGGCCGCGACTATCCGGACATCTTCGTTATCCTGGGGAACGACGACCCGAGGGCTGAGGAAGCGGCTGTGCTGGATGCGGCCGCGCGCGGCGTGTGGCACTACGTTCACGATTGTCGAGTGGAGTGGCGGACCTTCGACGTCTACGGCTACGCCTGCGTGCCGCCCACGCCGTTTCGACTGAAGGACTGGGAGCGGTACGACGTGTCGCGGTTCGTCGATCCGGGCTGCCTGTCGCCCGAGGAAGGGTGGCGCAGCATCCCGGTGCCGGACCACGTCGTGCGCTACGGGACGATCCAGGGGGATCTCGAACTCCTCGTCGGGGATCGCCCCGTGGACCGCGCGATCATGCTGTTCCACTCTCCGCCGTACAAGACCGTTCTCGACCGCGCGGCGCTCGACGGGGTCACGGTCGACTACGCCCCGGTGGACGTGCACGTCGGCAGCATCGCCGTGCAGCGGTTCCTCGAGCGGCGCCAGCCGCTGGTAACGCTGCACGGGCACGTGCACGAGTCTGCCCGACTGACCGGGGAGTGGCGGACACGACTCGGAGAGACGCAGGCCTTCTCGGCCGCTCACGACGGTCCGGAACTGGCGCTCGTGAGATTCGACCCCGAGCACGCCGCGGCCGCCACGCGGGAACTGATCTAG